A section of the Castanea sativa cultivar Marrone di Chiusa Pesio chromosome 12, ASM4071231v1 genome encodes:
- the LOC142620570 gene encoding uncharacterized protein LOC142620570 — translation MWLKDKGFVERVRSWWESYNVRGASSFVLANKLKLLKNDLKKWNVEVFGNVEDRVRKLWQELSDLEMIEDSRALVVEERLELERVRGELEKVTLMEEICWRQKSRVLCIREGDRNTRFFHRIANSHRRFNSIDRLMVDGELSSDPEAIVGCLSHFYRQLYAETVAHRPLLDDVEFSCISEDDALWLDRPFDEEEVFGVISDFKGDKAPGPDGFSMAFFQSSWCILKAEIIAVFQNFHTQAVFEKSLNASFLTLIPKKVDVVEIKDFRPISLVGGIYKIISKVLANRLRRVAHGLISNSQNAFVKGRQILDSFLIASECIDSRLKSGVPGVLYKFDVEKAYDHGLSRLLDVAATSGQFSGFSVACLRAILARFEEVLGLRINLGKSELVPIGVVYNMDVLVGMLGYRQSSLPLRYLGLPLGAKFKELSIWNPILEKMERRLAGWKKLKVANRMEKLQRDFLWSGINGDSKLYLVGWAQVCKPLQFGGLGIRRLRSFNAALLGKWLWRYGMETDALWRRVIEVKYGNDWGGWCTKKVTSAYGVSLWRHIRSGWMSFSKLLLYDVGDGTRVKFWKHVWCKDRTFQEAFSELYCISRTKDSSVAEVMCWSGGRIHWDAKFRHPPQDWEQESFDRFMVMVYSSTVRGLGPDRLCWKPARSRGFEVRGFYFSFYPPTILSLPWKLIWKSKVPQRVAFFS, via the exons atgtggcttaAAGATAAGGGTTTTGTGGAGAGGGTGCGATCTTGGTGGGAATCTTATAATGTCCGAGGAGCTTCGAGTTTTGTGTTGGCCAATAAATTGAAGCTcttgaaaaatgatttgaagAAATGGAATGTGGAGGTTTTTGGAAATGTTGAAGATCGGGTGAGAAAATTGTGGCAAGAGCTTAGTGATTTAGAGATGATTGAGGATAGTCGAGCTTTAGTTGTGGAGGAAAGGCTGGAGTTGGAGAGAGTTCGAGGTGAATTAGAAAAAGTTACTTTGATGGAGGAAATCTGTTGGAGGCAAAAGTCTAGAGTCCTTTGTATTAGAGAAGGAGACAGGAATACCAGATTCTTTCATCGTATAGCTAACTCTCACAGAAGATTTAATTCCATTGATAGACTTATGGTGGATGGAGAATTGTCTTCAGATCCAGAGGCTATAGTAGGTTGtctttctcatttttatagGCAGCTATATGCTGAAACTGTGGCTCATAGACCTTTATTAGATGATGTGGAGTTTTCTTGTATCTCGGAGGATGATGCACTTTGGCTAGATAGGCCATTTGATGAGGAAGAGGTGTTTGGGGTGATTAGTGATTTTAAGGGTGATAAGGCTCCTGGCCCGGATGGTTTTTCTATGGCGTTCTTTCAATCTTCCTGGTGTATTTTGAAGGCTGAAATTATAGCAGtgttccaaaattttcatactCAGGCTGTGTTTGAGAAGAGCCTTAATGCTTCTTTCCTTACTCTTATTCCCAAAAAGGTGGATGTTGTGGAGATCAAGGATTTTCGGCCTATTAGCTTGGTTGGTgggatttataagattatttctaaAGTGTTAGCCAATCGTCTTAGAAGGGTGGCACATGGGCTTatttcaaattctcaaaatgCATTTGTGAAAGGTAGACAGATATTGGACTCTTTTTTGATTGCTTCagaatgtattgatagtagattgaagtcagGTGTTCCAGGAGTGTTGTATAAGTTCGATGTGGAGAAGGCATATGACCAT GGTTTGAGTCGTTTGTTGGATGTGGCTGCTACTAGTGGTCAGTTTTCAGGCTTCTCTGTAG CGTGTTTGAGAGCAATCCTGGCTAGATTTGAAGAGGTCTTAGGTTTAAGGATTAATTTGGGGAAATCTGAGTTGGTCCCTATAGGGGTGGTCTACAATATGGATGTTTTGGTGGGGATGCTGGGTTATAGGCAATCCTCTCTTCCATTGAGATATTTGGGGCTACCGTTAGGAGCTAAATTTAAGGAGTTgtcaatttggaatcctattttggagaagatggaaagGAGATTAGCAGGGTGGAAAAAGTT GAAGGTGGCAAATCGTATGGAGAAGTTACAACGAGATTTTCTGTGGAGTGGTATTAATGGTGACTCTAAATTATACTTGGTTGGTTGGGCTCAGGTTTGTAAGCCGCTGCAGTTTGGAGGGTTGGGTATTAGAAGATTGAGGAGTTTTAATGCTGCCTTGTTAGGaaaatggttatggaggtatGGCATGGAGACCGATGCTCTATGGAGGAGGGTTATTGAAGTGAAATATGGGAAtgattggggtggttggtgcacGAAAAAGGTGACCAGTGCTTATGGTGTTAGTTTGTGGAGACATATTAGGAGTGGTTGGATGAGTTTTTCTAAACTACTTCTGTATGATGTGGGGGATGGTACTcgagtgaagttttggaagcatgtaTGGTGTAAAGATCGTACTTTCCAAGAGGCTTTTTCGGAGCTCTATTGTATTAGTAGAACAAAGGATTCTTCAGTAGCAGAGGTTATGTGTTGGTCTGGTGGGAGGATTCATTGGGATGCTAAATTTCGTCATCCTCCACAAGATTGGGAACAAGAATCCTTTGATCGGTTTATGGTTATGGTCTACTCTTCAACGGTACGGGGATTGGGTCCGGATCGGTTGTGTTGGAAGCCAGCAAGGAGTcgaggttttgaggttagaggattctatttttctttctaccCTCCCACCATCTTATCCCTCCCTTGGAAGTTGATTTGGAAATCGAAGGTTCCTCAaagggtagctttcttttcatAG